The Strix aluco isolate bStrAlu1 chromosome 19, bStrAlu1.hap1, whole genome shotgun sequence genome contains a region encoding:
- the SUMF2 gene encoding inactive C-alpha-formylglycine-generating enzyme 2 isoform X2: MLHPTSAFGKDESMVQLAGGTFQMGFSSPEKTNEEGPVREVTVKPFAVDKYPVTNRDFREFVREKKYKTEAEAFGWSFVFEDFVSEELKKKVTQKLESAPWWLPIEKAFWRQPSGPGSSIKDRLDYPVLHVSWNDARAFCAWKGKRLLAEEEWEFAARGGLEQRVYPWGNKFQPNRTNLWQGDFPRVDTAEDGYHGVSPVAAFPPQNNYGLYDLLGNTWEWTASEYRTPGLSSRQRAQNMQVLRGASWIDTADGSANHKARVTTRMGNTPDSASDNLSFRCAADVLPVLAEKSRTKPEL, encoded by the exons ATGTTGCACCCTACCTCCG CATTTGGAAAGGATGAAAGTATGGTGCAGCTGGCTGGTGGGACGTTTCAGATGGGATTCAGTTCCCCGGAGAAGACGAATGAAGAGGGGCCCGTCAGGGAGGTGACGGTGAAGCCCTTTGCTGTCGACAAATACCCCGTCACAAACAGGGATTTCAG GGAGTTTGttagagaaaagaaatacaaaacagaagcagaagcaTTTGGCTGGAGCTTTGTCTTTGAGGATTTCGTatctgaagagctgaaaaaaaaagtcacccaAAAACTGGAG TCTGCCCCTTGGTGGCTGCCCATCGAGAAGGCTTTTTGGCGACAG CCCTCAGGTCCTGGCTCCAGCATAAAGGACAGGCTGGATTACCCGGTGCTGCACGTGAGCTGGAATGACGCGCGGGCgttctgtgcctggaaagggaAGAGGCTCCTGGCAGAGGAGGAGTGGGAATTTGCTGCCAGGGGAGGACTGGAGC AAAGGGTGTATCCCTGGGGAAACAAGTTTCAGCCGAACCGTACAAATCTGTGGCAG GGCGATTTCCCAAGGGTTGACACGGCTGAAGATGGTTATCACGGCGTCTCGCCAGTGGCAGCGTTCCCTCCTCAGAACAACTACG GGCTCTATGACCTGCTGGGAAACACCTGGGAGTGGACCGCGTCCGAGTACCGGACCCCGGGGCTGTCATCGAGGCAGCGCGCTCAGAACATGCAGGTCCTGAGAGGTGCCTCGTGGATCGACACTGCAGATGGGTCTGCAAACCACAAAGCTCGTGTTACTACCAG AATGGGGAACACACCAGACTCTGCCTCTGACAACCTCAGCTTCCGCTGCGCTGCCGACGTTCTGCCTGTCCTGGCTGAGAAGAGCCGGACTAAACCTGAGCTCTGA
- the CCT6A gene encoding T-complex protein 1 subunit zeta has protein sequence MAVKALNPKAEVARAQAALAVNISAARGLQEVLRTNLGPKGTMKMLVSGAGDIKLTKDGNVLLQEMQIQHPTASLIAKVATAQDDITGDGTTSNVLIIGELLKQADLYISEGLHPRIVAEGFEIAKEKALEVLEQVKVTKEMDRETLIDVARTSLRTKVHTELADILTEAVVDSVLTVRKPDEPIDLHMVEIMEMKHKSETDTMLIRGLVLDHGARHPDMKKRVEDAYVLTCNVSLEYEKTEVSSGFFYKSAEEREKLVKAERKFTEDRVNKIIDLKRRVCGDSDKGFIVINQKGIDPFSLDALAKEGIVALRRAKRRNMERLTLACGGTAMNSVEDLTPDCLGHAGLVYEYTLGEEKYTFIEKCNNPRSVTLLIRGPNKHTLTQIKDAVRDGLRAVKNAIEDGCVVPGAGALEVAVANALVKHKPNVKGRAQLGVQAFADALLIIPKVLAQNSGYDPQEALVKVQAEHAESGQLTGVDLNTGEPMVAAAAGVWDNYNVKKQLLHSCTVIASNILLVDEIMRAGMSSLKG, from the exons aTGGCGGTGAAGGCGCTCAACCCCAAGGCGGAGGTGGCCCGTGCCCAGGCCGCGCTGGCGGTGAACATCAGCGCGGCCCGCGGGCTCCAGGAGGTGCTGAGGACCAACCTGGGCCCCAAGGGCACCATGAAGAT GCTGGTGTCGGGAGCTGGAGACATCAAGCTGACCAAAGATGGCAACGTGCTGCTGCAGGAAATG CAAATACAACACCCCACAGCCTCCTTGATAGCAAAAGTAGCAACAGCACAAGATGACATCACTGGAGATGGTACCACTTCAAATGTCTTGATCATTGGAGAACTCCTAAAGCAGGCAGACCTCTATATTTCTGAG GGCTTGCACCCTAGGATAGTAGCAGAAGGATTTGAGATTGCAAAGGAAAAAGCTCTTGAAGTTTTGGAGCAGGTCAAAGTAACCAAGGAAATGGACAGGGAGACCCTTATAGATGTTGCCAGAACATCCCTCCGTACTAAAGTTCATACTGAGCTGGCTGACATCCTAACAGAG GCTGTAGTAGATTCTGTTCTGACAGTCAGAAAACCAGATGAGCCTATTGACCTCCACATGGTAGAGATCATGGAGATGAAGCACAAATCAGAAACGGACACAAT gCTGATTAGAGGGCTGGTTTTGGATCATGGTGCTCGTCATCCTGACATGAAGAAAAGAGTGGAAGATGCTTATGTTCTTACTTGCAATGTATCTCTAGAATATGAGAAAAC AGAGGTGAGCTCTGGATTCTTCTATAAAAGtgctgaagagagagagaagctagtgaaagcagaaagaaagttCACTGAAGACAGAGTGAACAAAATCATAGACTTGAAAAGAAGAGTCTGTGGCGATTCAGATAAAGGATTTATTGTGATCAACCAGAAG GGAATTGACCCGTTTTCCTTGGATGCGCTTGCAAAAGAGGGAATAGTTGCTTTGCGGAGAGCTAAAAGGAGGAACATGGAAAG ACTGACCCTTGCATGTGGTGGTACTGCCATGAACTCGGTGGAGGATCTCACTCCTGACTGTCTGGGACACGCAGGGCTTGTCTACGAGTACACGCTG GGTGAAGAGAAATACACCTTTATTGAGAAATGCAACAACCCCCGCTCTGTTACCCTGTTGATCAGGGGACCCAATAAGCATACGCTCACACAAATCAAGGATGCAGTAAGAGATGGTCTGCGTGCTGTTAAAAACGCTATTGAGGATG GGTGTGTGGTTCCAGGAGCAGGTGCACTAGAAGTGGCAGTAGCTAATGCGCTTGTTAAGCATAAACCTAACGTAAAAGGAAGAGCCCAACTTGGAGTTCAAGCTTTTGCTGACGCTCTGCTTATCATACCTAAG GTTCTGGCTCAGAACTCTGGTTACGATCCCCAGGAAGCTCTGGTGAAGGTTCAGGCGGAACACGCGGAATCGGGACAGCTCACCGGAGTTGATCTGAACACTG GTGAACCAATGgtagctgcagcagctggagtctGGGATAATTACAATGTCAAAAAGCAGCTGCTTCATTCATG CACGGTGATCGCTAGCAACATTCTCTTGGTGGATGAAATTATGCGAGCTGGGATGTCCTCTCTTAAAGGCTGA
- the SUMF2 gene encoding inactive C-alpha-formylglycine-generating enzyme 2 isoform X1 gives MALAVLACCWVLGSTHALRAFGKDESMVQLAGGTFQMGFSSPEKTNEEGPVREVTVKPFAVDKYPVTNRDFREFVREKKYKTEAEAFGWSFVFEDFVSEELKKKVTQKLESAPWWLPIEKAFWRQPSGPGSSIKDRLDYPVLHVSWNDARAFCAWKGKRLLAEEEWEFAARGGLEQRVYPWGNKFQPNRTNLWQGDFPRVDTAEDGYHGVSPVAAFPPQNNYGLYDLLGNTWEWTASEYRTPGLSSRQRAQNMQVLRGASWIDTADGSANHKARVTTRMGNTPDSASDNLSFRCAADVLPVLAEKSRTKPEL, from the exons ATGGCGCTGGCTGTCCTGgcctgctgctgggtgctgggcagcACCCACGCCCTGCGGG CATTTGGAAAGGATGAAAGTATGGTGCAGCTGGCTGGTGGGACGTTTCAGATGGGATTCAGTTCCCCGGAGAAGACGAATGAAGAGGGGCCCGTCAGGGAGGTGACGGTGAAGCCCTTTGCTGTCGACAAATACCCCGTCACAAACAGGGATTTCAG GGAGTTTGttagagaaaagaaatacaaaacagaagcagaagcaTTTGGCTGGAGCTTTGTCTTTGAGGATTTCGTatctgaagagctgaaaaaaaaagtcacccaAAAACTGGAG TCTGCCCCTTGGTGGCTGCCCATCGAGAAGGCTTTTTGGCGACAG CCCTCAGGTCCTGGCTCCAGCATAAAGGACAGGCTGGATTACCCGGTGCTGCACGTGAGCTGGAATGACGCGCGGGCgttctgtgcctggaaagggaAGAGGCTCCTGGCAGAGGAGGAGTGGGAATTTGCTGCCAGGGGAGGACTGGAGC AAAGGGTGTATCCCTGGGGAAACAAGTTTCAGCCGAACCGTACAAATCTGTGGCAG GGCGATTTCCCAAGGGTTGACACGGCTGAAGATGGTTATCACGGCGTCTCGCCAGTGGCAGCGTTCCCTCCTCAGAACAACTACG GGCTCTATGACCTGCTGGGAAACACCTGGGAGTGGACCGCGTCCGAGTACCGGACCCCGGGGCTGTCATCGAGGCAGCGCGCTCAGAACATGCAGGTCCTGAGAGGTGCCTCGTGGATCGACACTGCAGATGGGTCTGCAAACCACAAAGCTCGTGTTACTACCAG AATGGGGAACACACCAGACTCTGCCTCTGACAACCTCAGCTTCCGCTGCGCTGCCGACGTTCTGCCTGTCCTGGCTGAGAAGAGCCGGACTAAACCTGAGCTCTGA